A single window of Cytobacillus dafuensis DNA harbors:
- a CDS encoding acetate kinase yields MAKIIAINAGSSSLKFQLFEMPSEEVITKGLIERIGLNDSIFNIVANGKKIKETMEIPNHEIAVKLLLEKLTSLGIIHSLNEIDGIGHRVVHGGEEFSDSVLINEEVLKKIDALSELAPLHNPANITGIEAFKHALPNVPAIAVFDTAFHQTMPESSFLYSLPYEYYKKYGIRKYGFHGTSHKYVSQRAAAMLGRPLDQLRLISCHLGNGASIAAIEGGKSIDTSMGFTPLAGVTMGTRSGNIDPALIPFIMEKTNKTADEVLDVLNKKSGMLAVSGFSSDLRDIETHASEGDERSKLALEVFAGRIHKYIGSYAARMYGVDAIIFTAGIGENSDVIRARVIQGLEFMGVYCDPALNKVRGEEAFINYPHSPVKVMVIPTNEEVMIARDVMKLTK; encoded by the coding sequence ATGGCAAAAATAATTGCGATAAATGCCGGCAGCTCTTCATTGAAATTTCAACTATTTGAAATGCCGAGCGAAGAGGTAATAACGAAGGGATTAATTGAACGCATTGGATTAAATGATTCGATATTTAACATTGTTGCAAATGGTAAAAAAATAAAAGAAACGATGGAAATACCTAATCATGAAATAGCTGTTAAGCTTTTATTAGAGAAATTAACATCCTTAGGAATTATTCATTCATTAAATGAAATAGATGGAATTGGCCATAGAGTCGTTCATGGCGGTGAAGAATTTTCTGATTCTGTTTTAATTAATGAAGAGGTTTTGAAAAAGATTGATGCACTATCAGAGCTTGCTCCCTTACATAATCCTGCTAATATAACGGGAATCGAAGCTTTTAAGCATGCTCTTCCTAATGTTCCGGCTATTGCTGTCTTTGATACTGCATTTCATCAAACAATGCCAGAAAGCTCGTTTTTATATAGCCTGCCATATGAATATTACAAAAAGTACGGAATTCGAAAATATGGATTTCACGGCACTTCTCATAAATATGTTTCGCAGCGGGCTGCTGCAATGCTTGGCCGCCCATTAGATCAACTTCGTTTAATTTCCTGCCATCTTGGCAATGGTGCAAGTATTGCTGCGATTGAAGGCGGGAAATCCATTGACACCTCAATGGGGTTTACACCGTTAGCTGGTGTTACAATGGGGACACGATCTGGGAATATTGACCCTGCCTTAATTCCATTTATTATGGAAAAAACAAATAAAACGGCAGACGAGGTATTAGATGTCCTGAATAAAAAGAGTGGAATGTTAGCGGTTTCAGGATTTTCAAGTGACTTGCGTGATATAGAGACCCATGCATCAGAAGGCGATGAACGGTCGAAATTAGCACTTGAAGTATTTGCAGGCAGAATCCATAAATATATTGGTTCATACGCTGCGCGAATGTACGGAGTTGATGCCATCATTTTCACAGCTGGAATTGGAGAGAACAGTGATGTCATTCGTGCACGAGTAATTCAAGGTCTTGAATTCATGGGTGTTTATTGTGATCCTGCACTAAATAAGGTTCGTGGAGAAGAAGCATTTATTAATTATCCTCATTCACCTGTAAAAGTTATGGTCATTCCAACAAATGAAGAAGTCATGATTGCACGTGATGTAATGAAATTAACAAAATAA
- a CDS encoding class I SAM-dependent methyltransferase: MNSTPVEELFTVFNETAMIIQEELACTYLEALAETGENIFHGSILQEELSELTVKRLRKNYETIQMENYSKEEIRKSIQLAILKGMNELIQPNHQMTPDAIGLLIGYLVDKFVQKNEFRLLDPAVGTGNLLTTVINQQQNKMVEATGIDIDDILIKLSYVNANLQQHPIQFFNQDSLESLFIEKADVVVSDLPVGYYPNDLRASEYEMKADQGHTFAHHLFIEQSVRHVKEGGYLFFIVPNGLFESEQASKLHEYIKKYTNIQGFLQLPQSIFKNEKAAKSIFILQKKGEGVKPPKQVLLVHLPSLSKTVEVEKILNKIDIWFKENK; this comes from the coding sequence ATGAATAGTACACCGGTTGAGGAATTGTTTACTGTTTTTAATGAAACGGCAATGATCATTCAAGAAGAACTAGCATGTACATATTTAGAAGCATTAGCAGAAACAGGGGAAAATATTTTTCACGGAAGTATCCTTCAGGAAGAATTGAGCGAATTGACGGTAAAAAGATTAAGAAAAAATTATGAGACGATTCAAATGGAGAATTACTCGAAGGAAGAAATTCGAAAATCCATCCAGCTTGCCATTCTTAAAGGAATGAACGAGCTTATTCAGCCGAATCATCAAATGACACCTGATGCTATTGGACTGCTCATTGGCTATTTAGTTGATAAGTTTGTACAGAAAAACGAATTTCGATTACTTGACCCTGCTGTGGGAACAGGAAACCTTTTAACAACCGTTATCAATCAACAGCAAAACAAAATGGTTGAGGCTACGGGGATCGATATTGACGATATATTAATTAAACTGAGTTATGTTAATGCAAATCTGCAGCAGCACCCAATTCAATTTTTTAATCAAGATAGCCTAGAATCATTATTTATAGAGAAGGCAGATGTGGTAGTAAGTGACTTGCCTGTAGGATATTATCCAAATGATCTTAGAGCATCAGAATACGAAATGAAGGCAGATCAAGGGCATACATTTGCTCACCATCTTTTTATTGAACAAAGCGTTCGGCATGTGAAAGAGGGCGGATATTTATTTTTTATTGTACCGAATGGTCTTTTTGAAAGTGAGCAGGCTTCAAAGCTTCATGAATACATAAAGAAATATACAAATATTCAGGGGTTCTTACAGCTGCCGCAATCGATATTTAAAAATGAAAAGGCTGCAAAAAGTATATTTATCCTGCAAAAGAAGGGAGAAGGTGTAAAGCCTCCGAAACAAGTTCTTCTTGTGCATCTGCCTAGCTTGTCAAAAACTGTGGAAGTAGAGAAAATACTGAATAAAATTGATATATGGTTTAAAGAAAATAAATAA
- the tpx gene encoding thiol peroxidase, producing MASITFKGNPVTLLGNEVKVGDKAPDFKVLANDLSAVTLADSKGHVRLISVVPSIDTGVCDAQTRRFNEEASKLDNVKILTVSVDLPFAQKRWCAAAGIENVQTVSDHRELSFGEAYGVAIQELRLLARAVFVVDSNDTVTYAEYVSEATDHPNYEAAVEAAKQAK from the coding sequence ATGGCGTCAATTACTTTTAAAGGGAATCCAGTAACTTTATTAGGAAATGAAGTTAAAGTAGGAGATAAAGCTCCAGATTTTAAGGTTCTTGCAAATGATTTATCTGCAGTTACTTTAGCTGATTCCAAAGGACATGTTCGTTTAATCAGTGTAGTTCCTTCAATCGATACGGGTGTTTGTGATGCGCAAACCCGCCGTTTTAATGAAGAGGCATCTAAATTAGATAATGTAAAGATCTTAACTGTTAGTGTGGATCTTCCGTTTGCTCAAAAACGTTGGTGTGCAGCAGCTGGAATTGAAAATGTTCAAACTGTTTCAGACCATCGCGAGCTTTCTTTTGGAGAAGCTTATGGAGTGGCTATTCAAGAGCTACGCCTTCTAGCACGTGCTGTATTTGTAGTTGATTCGAATGATACAGTTACATATGCAGAATATGTAAGCGAAGCAACAGATCATCCAAATTACGAAGCAGCAGTTGAAGCTGCAAAGCAAGCGAAGTAA
- the ytfJ gene encoding GerW family sporulation protein — translation MSEHPIQGLMTTAMENLKEMIDVNTIIGDPVETPDGSVILTVSKVGFGFAAGGSEFKLDSQSNSGGQGQSSGHPFGGGSGGGVSITPIAFLIVNSGGVKMVHLDESTHLYERILDLAPQAVDKIQQMFNNKNKQGSSDHTHNKNQDYNGPKHDLNI, via the coding sequence ATGTCTGAGCATCCAATTCAAGGATTAATGACAACTGCTATGGAAAATCTGAAGGAAATGATTGATGTTAATACAATTATTGGTGATCCAGTTGAAACACCAGATGGCAGTGTAATATTGACTGTTTCAAAGGTTGGATTCGGTTTTGCAGCTGGTGGCAGCGAATTCAAGCTAGACAGCCAGTCCAATAGTGGCGGGCAAGGGCAATCGAGTGGACATCCATTTGGCGGTGGAAGCGGAGGCGGAGTATCGATCACTCCGATCGCATTTCTTATCGTCAACTCTGGTGGCGTGAAAATGGTTCATCTTGATGAAAGCACACATTTATACGAGAGAATTCTCGATCTTGCTCCTCAAGCAGTCGATAAGATCCAACAGATGTTTAACAATAAAAACAAACAAGGAAGCAGCGATCATACTCATAATAAAAACCAAGACTATAATGGCCCAAAGCATGATTTAAATATTTAA
- a CDS encoding DUF2953 domain-containing protein: MLIALIILILLFIIIIITKLKILLHFTHFNDDDHLKIEIKAWFGLIKYKIEMPLIKIDDDSPTIVVKQQKGNESDSIKKDTKQYSAKYMLDSMHDMRELLHSVVSINRIIKKFLRKVTIQTLEWHTTIGIGDAAYTGMLTGAFWAVKGSIVGVVSHFMRLKSFPNITITPQFQVAVSQTTISCMIYFRIGHAMLAGIKLIKYWKGGRARFRTKPLAALSNNKTKSV; encoded by the coding sequence GTGCTTATAGCCTTAATTATTCTTATATTACTTTTTATCATCATCATCATAACAAAATTAAAAATTTTATTGCATTTTACTCATTTTAATGATGATGATCATTTGAAAATTGAAATCAAAGCTTGGTTTGGCTTGATTAAATATAAAATTGAAATGCCCCTTATTAAAATTGATGATGATTCCCCAACTATTGTAGTGAAGCAACAGAAGGGGAATGAAAGTGATTCAATAAAGAAGGATACGAAGCAATATAGTGCAAAGTATATGCTTGATAGCATGCATGATATGAGGGAATTACTTCATAGTGTTGTCTCCATTAATAGAATTATTAAAAAGTTCTTGAGAAAAGTGACGATTCAAACACTGGAGTGGCATACAACAATTGGGATTGGAGATGCAGCATATACGGGGATGCTGACAGGAGCTTTTTGGGCAGTTAAAGGAAGCATTGTTGGAGTGGTAAGTCATTTTATGAGATTGAAATCATTCCCGAACATTACGATTACCCCTCAATTCCAAGTTGCCGTCTCACAAACAACCATTTCATGTATGATTTATTTTCGAATCGGACATGCTATGTTAGCAGGAATCAAATTAATTAAATATTGGAAAGGTGGAAGGGCTAGATTTAGAACAAAGCCGTTAGCCGCTCTTTCTAATAATAAAACAAAATCAGTATAG
- a CDS encoding RDD family protein produces the protein MRFWAFLLDLIVIGSIDRLIINPIFRLLDISLIEYNFFAPISIATAITFYVYFVLMTRFFNQTLGKMVFGLRVVDLKGKKLTWGTIIFREWIGRFISGTIVIGYVIVAFLPKKQGLHDIFTDTTVVHEN, from the coding sequence ATGCGATTTTGGGCTTTTTTACTTGATTTAATAGTTATAGGCAGTATTGATCGATTAATTATTAATCCAATTTTTAGGCTATTAGATATATCTCTAATTGAATATAATTTCTTTGCACCAATTTCAATTGCAACAGCTATTACGTTTTATGTTTATTTCGTTCTAATGACACGTTTCTTTAACCAAACTTTAGGAAAAATGGTTTTTGGCTTGAGGGTTGTTGATCTAAAAGGGAAGAAGCTGACATGGGGAACCATTATTTTTAGAGAATGGATTGGACGATTTATATCAGGTACAATCGTAATTGGGTATGTCATTGTTGCATTTTTACCGAAAAAACAAGGATTGCATGATATCTTTACAGATACAACGGTTGTCCACGAGAATTAA
- the sppA gene encoding signal peptide peptidase SppA — MNGKRWAALGIAFGLFIFSVFTNFLTGLAFKDVESSFTEMFASSNDAFVEEVIEEGNELKKIAVLEVDGVIQDTGQPTSLFTSAGYNHKAFMKKLEQVKEDDTVRAVIIRVNSPGGGVVESAEIHDKIKEIQTETKKPVYVSMGSMAASGGYYISAPADKIFASPETLTGSLGVIMQGINYSGLAEKYGVDFVTIKSGPYKDIMSPSREMTEEERKILQAMINNSYEGFVKVISEGRNIPAAKVKEIADGRIYDGRQAKELNLIDEFGYLDDVIETMKKDQKLNDAKVVKYTENLGFGSIFSMGTQKFIGKDTEMAGLMKLLSQPNSPRLMYLYAE; from the coding sequence ATGAATGGAAAGCGATGGGCCGCATTAGGGATTGCGTTTGGATTATTTATTTTTTCAGTTTTTACAAATTTTCTTACGGGGCTTGCATTCAAGGATGTTGAAAGCTCATTTACAGAGATGTTTGCAAGCAGTAATGATGCATTTGTAGAGGAAGTAATTGAGGAAGGAAACGAGCTCAAAAAAATTGCAGTTCTTGAAGTAGATGGTGTCATCCAAGATACAGGCCAGCCCACTTCTCTTTTTACTTCAGCAGGATATAATCATAAAGCCTTTATGAAAAAGCTCGAGCAAGTAAAAGAAGATGATACTGTTAGAGCGGTAATTATTCGAGTGAATTCACCAGGTGGTGGAGTCGTAGAAAGTGCTGAGATACACGACAAAATTAAAGAAATTCAAACGGAAACAAAGAAGCCTGTCTATGTATCAATGGGCTCAATGGCTGCTTCAGGTGGGTATTATATTTCAGCACCAGCAGATAAAATTTTTGCAAGTCCTGAGACATTAACGGGCTCACTTGGCGTCATTATGCAAGGAATCAATTATTCCGGTCTTGCTGAAAAGTACGGTGTAGATTTCGTAACGATTAAAAGTGGTCCATATAAGGATATCATGAGCCCATCAAGGGAAATGACAGAAGAAGAAAGAAAAATTTTGCAAGCAATGATCAATAATTCTTATGAAGGCTTTGTGAAGGTGATTTCTGAAGGGCGTAATATTCCTGCTGCAAAAGTAAAAGAAATTGCAGATGGAAGAATTTATGATGGCCGTCAAGCGAAAGAGTTAAATTTAATTGATGAGTTCGGTTATCTTGATGACGTTATTGAAACAATGAAGAAGGATCAAAAGCTTAATGATGCAAAAGTTGTAAAGTATACTGAGAATCTTGGATTTGGCTCCATTTTTAGTATGGGAACGCAAAAGTTTATCGGCAAAGACACCGAAATGGCAGGCTTGATGAAGCTCTTGTCACAGCCTAATTCTCCGCGTCTTATGTATTTATATGCTGAGTAG
- a CDS encoding NAD kinase, which translates to MSTRRNIYFYHKKDSDMNLKVKPLYELAKFHHFTIVNDYKKANIIVSIGGDGTFLQAVRKTGFRDDCLYAGISTLGSLSMYCDFHIDNTDKMIEAMTNEQIEVRRYPTIEVTIDDQTSFYCLNEFSIRSAIIKTFVLDVLIDDLHFETFRGDGMVVATPTGSTAYNKSLRGSIVDPLLPCLQVSEMASLNNNRYRTLGSSFILSGERKLTLEVVQDGNDHPTMGMDNEALSIQHVEKIDIKLSDKKIKTVKLKDNSFWEKVKRTFL; encoded by the coding sequence ATGTCTACACGTCGTAACATATATTTTTATCATAAAAAAGATTCAGACATGAATCTTAAGGTTAAACCTCTTTATGAGCTTGCTAAGTTTCATCATTTTACAATTGTAAATGATTACAAAAAGGCCAATATTATCGTTAGCATTGGCGGAGATGGGACATTTTTACAAGCAGTTCGAAAAACTGGGTTCCGGGATGATTGTTTATATGCAGGAATTTCTACTCTTGGAAGTCTCAGCATGTATTGTGACTTTCATATTGATAATACAGATAAAATGATTGAGGCAATGACAAATGAACAGATTGAAGTCCGGCGTTATCCTACAATTGAAGTAACGATTGATGATCAAACTTCTTTTTATTGCTTAAATGAGTTCAGCATCCGATCAGCTATTATTAAAACATTTGTATTGGATGTATTAATTGACGACTTGCATTTCGAAACTTTCCGAGGAGACGGAATGGTTGTTGCAACACCTACCGGAAGCACCGCCTATAATAAATCTCTCAGAGGTTCAATAGTCGATCCGCTTCTTCCATGTCTTCAAGTAAGTGAAATGGCTTCACTCAATAATAATCGCTATCGTACACTTGGCTCGTCCTTCATATTAAGTGGAGAAAGAAAACTAACATTAGAAGTCGTACAAGACGGAAATGATCATCCGACCATGGGAATGGATAATGAGGCATTGAGCATTCAACATGTTGAGAAAATTGATATTAAGCTCAGTGATAAAAAAATAAAAACTGTAAAATTAAAAGATAATTCCTTCTGGGAAAAGGTGAAAAGAACATTCTTATAA
- a CDS encoding M20/M25/M40 family metallo-hydrolase — translation MDKLFMQTSDQMLQILNDLISIGSISLSEAEKQFPLRVIEHLMKIPYFTENQSYMTEHPTKDGRSFLTALYRHEEAVKTVVMISHFDVVNVEDYGELKHLAFQPIELTKALFDREDDLPEDAREDLQSNEWLFGRGTMDMKCGLVQHMSLLEKASNEQWKINLLLLTVPDEEVNSVGMREAIPRLLEIAEQYQLNYTLFLNSEPMFALEPRDKNYYFYTGTIGKIMPAALCFGRETHVGESLSGINAGWMSAVLTQEVEWNEMLCETVNGQQCPPPTLLWQRDLKKDYSTQIPHRSVSLYNVFLMKKNAADVMEAMKTVAETAAGKMEKFMIGKYRKFNLDTHQISKIRVVFYEELKEYACKKMGNTFIYDLEKKIAEQTIGDNREQCIEIVDQMAMLCQELGPMIVLFYAPPYYPAINTGDNPVILELSDAIIQYTNQHFGYDLQPIEYFNGICDLSYAGLQGELTNMKTYDANLPGGQEIYSIPFMEMSKLTAPVINVGPIGRDAHKKTERLYLPFAFEQLPKLLEHLLQTHIKQ, via the coding sequence ATGGATAAACTATTTATGCAAACATCAGATCAAATGCTGCAAATTTTAAATGATCTTATTTCTATTGGCAGTATTTCGTTATCAGAAGCAGAAAAACAATTCCCATTAAGAGTAATAGAGCATTTAATGAAAATACCTTATTTCACAGAAAATCAATCCTATATGACGGAACATCCAACTAAGGATGGAAGGTCATTTTTAACAGCATTGTATAGACATGAAGAAGCAGTAAAAACGGTTGTAATGATCAGCCATTTTGATGTTGTGAATGTTGAGGATTATGGTGAATTAAAGCATCTTGCCTTTCAGCCTATTGAGCTGACAAAGGCTTTGTTTGATCGCGAAGATGATTTGCCAGAAGATGCAAGAGAGGATTTACAAAGCAATGAATGGCTTTTCGGCCGAGGAACAATGGACATGAAATGTGGATTAGTTCAACATATGTCACTGCTTGAAAAAGCCTCAAATGAACAGTGGAAAATCAATTTATTATTACTTACTGTTCCTGACGAAGAGGTCAATTCTGTTGGGATGCGTGAAGCTATTCCAAGGCTTTTAGAAATTGCTGAGCAATATCAATTAAACTATACATTATTCTTAAATTCAGAGCCGATGTTTGCATTAGAGCCTAGAGATAAAAATTATTATTTCTACACAGGTACGATTGGAAAGATTATGCCAGCTGCACTTTGCTTTGGAAGAGAGACGCATGTAGGCGAGTCTCTTTCAGGCATTAATGCCGGCTGGATGTCAGCTGTGTTAACTCAGGAAGTTGAATGGAATGAGATGCTTTGTGAAACAGTGAATGGTCAGCAATGTCCGCCTCCGACCTTATTATGGCAACGGGATTTAAAGAAGGATTATTCAACTCAAATTCCTCATCGATCTGTAAGCTTATACAATGTATTTTTGATGAAGAAAAATGCAGCTGATGTCATGGAAGCAATGAAAACTGTTGCTGAAACAGCTGCTGGTAAAATGGAAAAATTTATGATCGGAAAATACCGTAAATTTAATCTGGATACACATCAAATATCTAAAATACGAGTTGTATTTTATGAGGAATTAAAAGAATATGCATGCAAAAAAATGGGAAATACGTTTATATATGATTTAGAGAAAAAAATAGCTGAACAAACAATTGGGGATAATCGCGAACAATGTATAGAGATTGTTGATCAAATGGCAATGCTTTGCCAAGAGTTAGGTCCGATGATTGTTTTGTTCTATGCACCGCCATATTATCCTGCCATCAATACTGGGGATAATCCTGTTATTCTTGAGCTGTCGGATGCAATTATTCAATATACAAATCAGCATTTTGGCTATGATCTTCAGCCAATTGAATATTTTAATGGAATTTGTGACTTAAGCTATGCTGGGCTTCAAGGGGAGCTTACTAATATGAAAACATATGATGCGAATTTGCCTGGTGGTCAGGAGATTTATTCCATCCCCTTCATGGAAATGTCAAAGCTTACAGCTCCAGTCATTAATGTTGGACCGATTGGAAGAGACGCACATAAGAAAACCGAAAGACTTTATTTGCCTTTTGCCTTTGAGCAGCTGCCAAAGCTTTTGGAGCATCTTTTGCAAACACATATTAAACAGTAA
- the rarD gene encoding EamA family transporter RarD: MKKNEVQMGVLYAGFSYFIWGLLPIYWKFLHHVSADEILANRIFWSFFFMVGVLLVTRKWGEFIQTLKNFRSNKKQLYALVIASLLISCNWFIYIWAVNSDQLIEASLGYYINPLVSVLLGMIVFREKLSPAQYFSFSLAIIGVLILTISYGRFPWISFILALSFGLYGLSKKMIKVDSAIGLTLETLVVMPISLIYIAILFIKGTQSFLTVSVGTDLLLIGAGAATAIPLLYFAKGAQKIPMSTLGFLQFIAPTLTLILGIFIYHEPFSKVHFISFLFIWSAITLFSLSKTKIFSSFDLKRKKGKSLGA; the protein is encoded by the coding sequence ATGAAAAAAAACGAAGTCCAGATGGGGGTCTTGTATGCAGGCTTTTCCTATTTTATATGGGGATTATTGCCGATTTATTGGAAGTTTCTTCATCATGTAAGTGCTGATGAAATATTGGCGAACCGGATTTTTTGGTCATTTTTCTTTATGGTAGGTGTTCTGCTAGTTACTAGAAAATGGGGAGAATTTATTCAAACACTGAAAAATTTTCGCTCGAATAAAAAACAGCTATATGCTTTAGTCATTGCTTCACTCCTAATAAGCTGCAATTGGTTTATCTATATATGGGCAGTCAATTCAGACCAGTTGATTGAAGCAAGCCTAGGATATTATATTAATCCTCTAGTAAGTGTTTTACTTGGAATGATTGTATTCAGGGAGAAATTATCGCCTGCCCAGTATTTCTCTTTTTCTTTAGCAATTATAGGTGTTCTAATTTTAACGATATCCTATGGTAGATTTCCATGGATTTCATTTATTTTGGCATTGTCCTTTGGTTTATATGGTTTATCAAAAAAAATGATAAAAGTAGATTCAGCAATCGGATTAACCTTAGAGACACTTGTTGTTATGCCTATTTCATTAATATATATAGCTATTCTATTTATTAAGGGGACACAATCCTTTTTGACAGTATCTGTCGGTACGGATTTGCTTTTGATTGGTGCAGGAGCCGCCACGGCTATTCCACTTTTGTATTTTGCTAAAGGAGCACAAAAGATACCAATGTCGACTCTTGGCTTTTTACAATTTATTGCACCAACCTTAACATTAATTCTTGGTATTTTTATTTATCATGAACCTTTTTCAAAGGTGCATTTCATCTCATTTCTATTTATTTGGTCAGCTATTACACTGTTTTCTCTTTCTAAAACAAAGATTTTTTCCTCCTTTGATCTAAAGAGGAAGAAAGGAAAAAGTCTCGGAGCTTAA
- a CDS encoding amidohydrolase: MGKLWYGGNIYTMQSENHIVEAVFTRGNRIIELGAQKDLEKKYSTEITKRMNLLGGTMIPGFVDSHMHLIGHGEKLIRLDLSGCQSKAEVLMAVKNYSRKQEIGDWIIGEGWNENLWGQDAEPIFAHELEEIVPDHPVLLKRICRHALVANNSALRTANIDENTISPAGGVIEKDVNGQLTGIVKDQAQELIYNVLPKVSDTYLKNALRAAIKDAHQLGITGAHTEDLSYYGGYNQTYQAFRQVIEEEEGYLFRAHLLVHHLVVDDMKAAGEHYLSGNEWIEFGAMKIFADGALGGRTALLSHPYADDPSTSGVAIFTQEELDELVKKAREYELPVAVHAIGDLAFEMVLNSIEKHPLKGDGRDRLIHAQILREELIDRVRQLPVILDIQPRFLASDFPWVIDRIGKNRVGCYYSWKTLLQNGLHCAGGSDAPIEPLNPLLGIHAAVTRTNVDDPAKTVYHPLECLSAFEAVSLFTKGSAYAACHEKDRGVMKEGFLADFTILNDDIFKINPEKIPYIAISKTVIGGKIVYDSEVEK; encoded by the coding sequence ATGGGTAAACTCTGGTATGGAGGAAATATTTATACAATGCAATCTGAAAATCATATCGTTGAAGCTGTTTTTACAAGAGGCAATCGAATTATTGAGTTAGGTGCACAAAAAGATTTAGAAAAAAAATATTCCACAGAGATTACAAAGAGAATGAACTTGCTTGGTGGTACGATGATCCCAGGATTTGTTGACAGTCATATGCATTTAATTGGTCATGGTGAAAAGCTTATTCGATTAGATCTTTCTGGCTGTCAATCGAAAGCAGAAGTACTAATGGCCGTAAAAAATTATTCTAGAAAACAAGAAATAGGAGATTGGATTATAGGGGAAGGTTGGAATGAAAATCTATGGGGGCAAGATGCAGAGCCTATTTTTGCCCATGAATTGGAAGAGATTGTGCCCGATCATCCTGTTCTCCTAAAAAGAATCTGCCGTCATGCTCTCGTAGCGAATAATTCAGCATTAAGAACCGCCAATATTGATGAAAATACGATAAGTCCAGCTGGTGGCGTAATCGAAAAGGATGTAAATGGACAGTTAACCGGTATTGTGAAGGATCAGGCCCAGGAATTGATCTACAATGTCCTTCCAAAAGTGTCAGATACTTATTTGAAAAATGCCCTTCGTGCAGCAATAAAAGATGCACATCAATTAGGTATAACAGGCGCCCATACAGAAGATTTAAGCTATTATGGCGGATACAATCAGACATATCAAGCATTTAGGCAGGTTATAGAGGAGGAGGAGGGCTATTTATTCAGAGCGCATCTTCTTGTCCACCACCTTGTTGTTGATGATATGAAAGCGGCTGGTGAGCACTATTTGAGTGGAAATGAATGGATTGAATTTGGTGCCATGAAGATTTTTGCTGACGGGGCATTGGGAGGTCGAACCGCTTTACTAAGTCATCCTTATGCGGATGATCCTTCAACTTCAGGGGTAGCGATTTTTACACAGGAAGAGTTAGATGAACTTGTTAAAAAAGCGCGAGAATATGAATTACCAGTAGCTGTTCATGCAATTGGAGACTTGGCATTTGAAATGGTCTTAAACTCAATTGAAAAACATCCACTTAAGGGAGATGGAAGAGACCGACTCATCCATGCGCAAATTTTACGGGAAGAATTAATCGATCGAGTGAGACAATTACCGGTGATACTTGATATTCAGCCTAGATTCCTAGCTTCAGATTTTCCTTGGGTAATCGATCGCATTGGAAAGAATCGTGTAGGTTGTTATTATTCATGGAAAACATTACTACAAAATGGATTACATTGTGCAGGTGGATCTGATGCACCAATTGAACCGCTAAATCCACTTCTAGGCATCCATGCTGCAGTAACTCGGACAAATGTTGATGATCCAGCGAAAACGGTTTATCATCCGCTCGAGTGCTTATCAGCTTTTGAAGCTGTTAGCCTTTTTACAAAAGGAAGTGCTTATGCAGCTTGTCATGAAAAAGACAGGGGTGTAATGAAAGAAGGGTTTTTGGCAGATTTTACAATTCTGAATGACGATATTTTTAAGATCAACCCCGAAAAAATTCCATATATAGCAATCTCTAAAACGGTTATTGGCGGGAAGATAGTTTACGATTCAGAAGTAGAGAAATAA